A stretch of the Desulfuromonadaceae bacterium genome encodes the following:
- a CDS encoding OmpA family protein gives MNLTTRTIRRFTQLPGTFAGGTGGLLSGVVGLFFTLLTRVVLSVTRDSFLWRRTLQLGLFFCLLPVALWAATPTGTHISNVATATFNGSITINSNQASVTTLPTPTPSTIEFLQYVANPTDATERVQINGTDLSSSGDLAGPFTPLPAPTPFGSATPISILTPTPLTTANVFHLGEPIFIRLTDLDQNIDTTLIDTVVVTLTTQLTGDQEVLRLYETGPDTGVFVAWLATTDITSSVPNNGSLSTVSGDSLTVTYRDENDVSDTSATAALVDPYGIVFDSNTGLPVNGATITIIDTGTGLPATIFGDDGISSYPSTLITGSGTTDSSGRAYTFPPGGYRYPFLTPGSYRFIVTPPAGYAVPSTTATAQLQSLPGAPFAVTPGSRGEVFVVNPGPALHIDIPADPVSVGLWLQKSAGKSTVASGDFIPYRVEVENKDPLIAATGMVITDRLPVGFRYQQGSTIIDGTAATDPTIATDGRTLSWNIGTLAAATKVTLRYVAAVGVNVKPGAAVNQVSATGDKGVTSNAATAAVTVREDLLRSKSFLVGRVLSGACSDDETALEGLAGVRIYLEDGSYVLTDDEGKYHFEGIEPGVHVVQLDLDSLPPTYEVLACDENSRFAGRAYSQFIDLQGGTLWRANFHVGLKPRIRGEATIALSSILEEDFVTFELPLAIASVPLTNLRLTALLPAGLAYVPGSSHLGTAPIDDPAIVGSSLTYRLGDRAAGWSETLTLRARLLDTAENDLTTRALLTFNTPEQENQRTPMVDNLLLINRTQNREALPTFVVRPQFPIFVAELSAADRAELDNLVERLRGYQIEKLYAIGHTDNLAIAPRSRHIFPDNFALSDARANNVARYLSEQLRLTPTQIVSVGMGDTMQIANNATAAGRARNRRVEIRIEGYRININTSVELIKEKSAPETVATRGMRPGEDVELPPQKTTDQSTKMPAYDSEWLATATAGIEWLWPQSTFYPAIPSIKAAVKHDPQQRVTFILNGKPVDPLNFDGTRRNLAKTVAVSRWNGVDIIDGDNRLRIEVSDSSGAIVYSEERIIHHSLPPVKAVLLPQESALIADGKTPPVLAVKLLDREGHPARTGNVGEFRVNPPYHAAEIHAEDRSLLSTGEKFRFQVEENGITRITLVPTSQSGTVEIAFPFIENNEPVTAWLQPAMRDWILVGLAEGTVGYNLVNDHIESAAAAGIDDKLYENNRLAFFAKGSIKGSWLLTMAYDSEKPDRKDRELEQTIDPDSYYTLYGDATTQGYEAASSEKLYLKIERNQFYALFGDYSTGLTTTELSRYSRSLTGLKAEWNTDNAQLNVFASDTGQVFVRDEIRGDGTSGLYRVSRTDLVVNSEKISIEVRDRFRSEQVLSKRELHRHSDYEIDYDDGTLFFKEPILSKDSDLNPIFIVVAYEARGNGQEYLNYGGRGAVKLLDKRIEVGASYIREKQGLGDGELIGTDVAVQLTDTMRLKAESARTDTSVAGTKESGSAHLIELQQESAALQSTLYLRDQETGFGLGQQNGSEDGMRKLGGDVVVKVTDNFDLSGQAFHQENHATAATRQVIEAETRYHQDNYTLSTGLREARDEFADGTANRSLQGTFGAGLTTLGNDLNLRVNHDQSLGGNDASADYPTRTTLGADYHLTKDVDLNATQEFTRGADEQTQGTHLGLSARPWTNGEIKSGVNQENNENGRRVFSTLGLAQRLQLTERWRLDGSVDHSKTIRDPGSQSVNINAPPASGTGTDFTALTFGLAYQLEHFSWTGRSEWRTSDVDDKWSISSGLVVEPRSGIALSNRFRYHHTDSTTGATNAALETRFGLAWRPTFSRWIILDRLDLVAERQNDGNFTLTNRRAINNLHLNVKPNRRTQLALRYGVKYVEETIDFRDYHGFTDLIGVEGRFDLTKRWDIGLHGSKLHGWNSGQIEYGLGASIGFSVMTNTWISAGYNVRGFEDPDFSKTGYTAQGPFVTFRIKFDQHSVKDAIAWLGHQ, from the coding sequence ATGAACCTGACGACCCGCACAATCAGACGCTTTACCCAGCTCCCCGGCACCTTTGCCGGGGGGACGGGTGGTCTGTTGTCCGGCGTCGTCGGGTTATTTTTCACCCTGTTAACGCGTGTGGTTCTGTCTGTTACCAGAGATTCTTTTTTGTGGCGCCGTACCCTGCAACTCGGGCTGTTCTTCTGTCTCCTCCCTGTTGCATTATGGGCCGCCACCCCGACTGGAACGCATATCAGCAACGTTGCAACCGCAACCTTTAACGGCAGCATTACAATTAATTCAAATCAGGCCAGTGTCACCACATTGCCAACACCGACACCATCAACCATCGAGTTTTTGCAGTATGTTGCAAATCCGACGGACGCTACAGAACGGGTACAGATCAACGGTACGGATTTGAGCAGCTCGGGGGATCTTGCCGGGCCGTTCACTCCGCTGCCGGCACCGACCCCGTTTGGCTCGGCAACACCGATCTCGATTCTGACCCCAACCCCGCTGACCACAGCGAACGTCTTTCATCTGGGCGAACCGATCTTTATCCGCCTGACCGATCTCGACCAGAATATTGATACCACCCTGATCGATACGGTGGTAGTCACCCTGACCACGCAGCTTACCGGGGATCAGGAGGTCTTGCGCCTCTACGAAACCGGACCGGACACCGGTGTCTTTGTTGCCTGGCTGGCAACCACCGATATCACCAGCAGTGTTCCCAATAACGGGAGTTTGTCAACCGTCAGCGGAGATTCGCTGACCGTGACCTACCGCGACGAAAACGATGTCAGCGACACCTCGGCGACAGCGGCGCTGGTCGATCCCTACGGGATTGTCTTTGACAGTAACACCGGTCTGCCGGTGAATGGCGCGACGATCACGATCATTGACACCGGCACCGGCCTGCCGGCAACGATCTTCGGCGACGATGGCATCAGCAGTTATCCCTCAACCCTGATTACCGGCAGTGGCACCACCGATTCCAGTGGCAGGGCATACACCTTCCCGCCGGGCGGTTACCGTTATCCTTTTTTAACGCCGGGATCATACCGTTTTATTGTTACCCCACCGGCCGGCTACGCAGTCCCGTCAACAACCGCTACCGCACAGCTTCAATCTTTGCCCGGCGCGCCTTTTGCCGTCACTCCCGGATCACGTGGAGAAGTGTTTGTTGTTAATCCGGGGCCGGCGTTGCATATCGATATTCCGGCCGATCCGGTCAGCGTAGGGCTGTGGCTGCAAAAAAGTGCGGGAAAATCGACGGTGGCAAGCGGTGATTTCATCCCCTATCGCGTTGAAGTGGAAAACAAGGACCCACTGATTGCCGCGACCGGTATGGTCATCACCGACCGGCTGCCGGTCGGGTTCCGTTATCAGCAGGGGTCAACAATAATTGACGGGACAGCGGCAACGGACCCGACGATCGCCACCGATGGCCGCACCCTGAGCTGGAATATCGGCACGCTGGCCGCCGCGACCAAGGTGACCCTGCGTTACGTTGCCGCAGTGGGGGTCAATGTCAAACCTGGCGCAGCTGTCAATCAGGTCAGTGCCACAGGGGACAAGGGTGTCACGTCCAATGCAGCGACCGCCGCAGTCACGGTGCGCGAGGATCTGCTCCGCTCCAAATCGTTCCTGGTTGGCAGAGTGCTATCCGGTGCCTGTAGCGACGATGAAACCGCCCTTGAAGGTCTGGCAGGAGTGCGCATCTATCTGGAAGACGGCTCCTACGTTCTGACTGACGACGAAGGGAAATATCATTTTGAAGGGATTGAGCCGGGGGTTCATGTGGTGCAACTTGATCTCGATTCCCTGCCCCCGACCTACGAGGTCCTGGCCTGTGACGAAAACAGCCGTTTTGCGGGGCGCGCCTATTCGCAATTTATCGACCTGCAAGGGGGGACCCTGTGGCGCGCCAACTTCCACGTTGGGCTGAAGCCGCGCATTCGCGGTGAAGCGACGATCGCACTGAGCAGTATTCTTGAAGAGGATTTTGTCACTTTTGAACTGCCACTGGCCATCGCCAGCGTTCCCCTCACCAATCTGCGCTTGACCGCGCTTCTCCCCGCAGGGCTGGCATATGTTCCGGGGAGCAGCCACCTGGGAACGGCGCCAATCGACGATCCGGCGATTGTTGGCTCTTCGTTGACGTATCGCCTTGGTGATCGTGCCGCCGGGTGGAGTGAGACACTGACGTTACGTGCCAGACTGCTGGATACCGCTGAAAATGATCTGACCACCCGGGCGCTGCTGACCTTCAACACCCCGGAGCAGGAAAACCAGCGCACGCCGATGGTTGATAACCTGTTGCTGATCAACCGCACCCAAAATCGCGAAGCGCTGCCGACTTTTGTGGTGCGCCCGCAGTTCCCGATCTTTGTCGCTGAACTGAGTGCGGCGGATCGGGCGGAACTCGATAATCTGGTCGAACGACTGCGGGGCTATCAGATCGAGAAACTCTATGCCATCGGCCATACCGACAATCTGGCTATTGCCCCACGCAGCAGGCATATTTTCCCGGACAATTTTGCGCTGTCCGACGCCCGGGCCAACAATGTAGCACGCTACCTGAGCGAACAACTGCGTCTCACTCCGACGCAGATCGTGTCAGTCGGCATGGGCGACACCATGCAGATTGCCAATAACGCCACAGCTGCCGGGCGCGCCAGGAACCGGCGGGTCGAAATCAGGATTGAAGGGTATCGCATCAACATCAACACCAGTGTTGAACTGATCAAGGAGAAAAGTGCTCCGGAAACGGTGGCAACGCGCGGGATGCGACCGGGCGAAGATGTGGAACTGCCGCCGCAAAAGACGACCGATCAATCCACTAAAATGCCTGCTTATGACTCGGAGTGGCTGGCCACCGCGACAGCGGGGATCGAATGGCTCTGGCCACAGAGCACGTTCTACCCGGCAATTCCTTCGATCAAAGCGGCCGTCAAGCACGATCCGCAGCAGCGGGTTACATTTATCCTCAACGGCAAGCCGGTCGATCCGCTCAACTTTGATGGCACCAGACGCAACCTTGCCAAAACCGTTGCCGTCAGTCGCTGGAACGGCGTTGACATTATTGACGGGGACAACCGTCTGCGCATCGAAGTCAGCGATTCATCCGGCGCCATTGTGTACAGCGAAGAACGCATCATTCACCACTCTTTGCCTCCAGTGAAAGCGGTCTTGTTGCCACAAGAATCGGCCCTGATTGCCGACGGAAAAACGCCCCCGGTCCTCGCCGTTAAACTGCTCGACCGCGAAGGACACCCGGCGCGCACCGGTAACGTCGGTGAGTTCCGCGTCAATCCGCCTTATCATGCCGCAGAAATTCACGCCGAGGATCGCTCCCTCCTCAGCACGGGGGAAAAATTTCGTTTTCAGGTGGAAGAAAACGGTATTACGCGCATTACGCTGGTGCCGACCAGCCAGTCAGGAACGGTTGAGATTGCCTTTCCCTTCATAGAAAATAACGAGCCGGTCACTGCCTGGCTGCAACCCGCCATGCGCGACTGGATTCTGGTCGGCCTCGCGGAAGGCACTGTCGGCTACAATCTGGTCAATGACCACATCGAATCAGCTGCGGCAGCCGGAATTGATGACAAGCTTTATGAAAACAACCGTCTTGCCTTCTTCGCCAAGGGCAGCATCAAAGGTTCATGGTTGTTGACAATGGCTTACGACAGCGAAAAACCGGATCGCAAAGACCGGGAACTTGAACAGACCATTGATCCCGACAGTTACTACACTCTCTACGGCGACGCCACCACCCAGGGGTACGAAGCCGCCAGCAGTGAAAAACTTTATCTGAAGATTGAACGTAATCAGTTCTACGCGCTCTTCGGTGATTACAGCACCGGACTGACGACCACGGAACTGTCACGCTATAGCCGTTCGTTAACTGGACTGAAAGCCGAGTGGAACACCGACAATGCCCAGCTGAACGTCTTCGCCAGCGACACCGGCCAAGTCTTTGTCCGCGATGAAATACGCGGCGACGGCACCTCGGGCCTCTATCGCGTATCACGCACCGATCTGGTGGTAAACTCGGAAAAAATATCGATTGAAGTTCGCGACCGCTTCCGCAGTGAACAGGTTCTCAGCAAACGCGAACTGCACCGCCATAGCGACTATGAAATTGACTACGATGACGGCACGCTGTTCTTTAAGGAGCCGATCCTGAGTAAAGACAGCGATTTAAATCCGATCTTTATTGTCGTTGCATATGAAGCGCGCGGCAACGGCCAGGAATATCTCAACTACGGAGGGCGCGGGGCAGTCAAGCTGCTGGATAAGCGGATCGAGGTTGGCGCCAGCTATATCCGCGAGAAACAGGGCCTCGGTGACGGGGAACTGATCGGCACCGATGTTGCGGTGCAGCTCACCGACACCATGCGTCTCAAGGCGGAAAGCGCGCGGACGGACACCAGCGTTGCCGGTACGAAGGAAAGTGGCTCGGCGCATCTGATTGAACTGCAACAGGAATCTGCCGCACTTCAATCAACCCTCTACCTGCGCGATCAGGAGACCGGCTTCGGACTCGGCCAGCAAAATGGCAGCGAGGACGGCATGCGCAAGCTGGGGGGTGATGTGGTGGTGAAGGTGACGGATAACTTTGACCTCAGCGGGCAAGCATTCCACCAGGAGAACCACGCCACAGCCGCGACCCGTCAGGTGATTGAAGCGGAGACGCGCTATCATCAGGACAATTACACGCTGAGTACCGGGCTGCGCGAAGCACGCGACGAGTTCGCCGACGGCACCGCCAACCGCTCCCTCCAGGGAACATTTGGCGCGGGCCTTACGACGCTGGGGAACGATTTGAATCTGCGCGTTAACCACGACCAGTCGCTGGGCGGCAATGACGCGAGTGCCGACTATCCGACGCGGACAACCCTGGGGGCGGATTATCATCTGACCAAGGATGTCGATCTGAACGCCACCCAGGAATTCACCCGGGGGGCCGACGAACAGACGCAGGGAACGCATCTGGGGTTGAGCGCCAGACCGTGGACCAATGGCGAAATCAAAAGTGGCGTCAATCAGGAAAACAACGAAAATGGCCGCCGGGTCTTCAGTACGCTGGGGCTGGCGCAGCGGCTGCAACTGACTGAACGCTGGAGGCTCGATGGATCGGTCGATCACAGCAAAACCATCCGTGATCCCGGCAGTCAATCGGTGAATATCAACGCCCCCCCGGCGTCCGGAACTGGCACTGATTTTACCGCGCTGACGTTTGGCCTGGCATACCAGCTGGAACATTTCTCCTGGACTGGCCGCAGCGAATGGCGTACCTCGGACGTTGACGACAAGTGGTCGATATCCAGCGGGCTGGTGGTGGAACCGCGCAGCGGCATCGCCCTCTCCAATCGCTTCCGCTATCACCACACGGACAGCACGACCGGTGCAACGAATGCAGCGCTTGAAACCCGCTTCGGTCTCGCCTGGCGTCCGACCTTCAGCCGCTGGATTATTCTCGATCGACTCGATCTGGTGGCCGAGCGACAGAACGACGGCAATTTCACCCTGACCAATCGGCGCGCAATCAACAACCTGCATCTCAACGTCAAACCTAACCGGCGCACCCAGCTGGCGCTGCGCTACGGCGTCAAATATGTTGAGGAGACCATCGATTTCAGGGATTATCACGGGTTCACCGATCTGATCGGCGTGGAAGGGCGTTTTGACCTCACCAAACGCTGGGACATCGGTCTCCACGGTTCAAAACTGCACGGCTGGAACAGCGGTCAAATCGAATACGGTCTGGGAGCCTCGATCGGTTTCAGTGTGATGACCAACACCTGGATCAGCGCTGGCTACAACGTGCGTGGTTTTGAAGACCCGGACTTCTCCAAAACGGGATACACGGCGCAAGGGCCGTTCGTCACCTTCCGCATAAAGTTTGACCAGCACTCGGTCAAAGATGCAATCGCCTGGCTGGGGCACCAGTGA
- a CDS encoding class II fructose-1,6-bisphosphate aldolase yields the protein MSEKVHFTELGLANTKQMFAQAFAGGYAIPAYNFNNLEQLQAIITACAETGSPVIIQVSKGAREYANATMLRYMALGAVKMARELGSNIPVCLHLDHGDSFEICKSCVDNGFSSVMIDGSHLPYDENVALTRKVVAYAHQFDVTVEGELGVLAGIEDDVQAATSTYTKPEEVEDFVKKTGVDSLAISIGTSHGAYKFKLKPGESVPPLRFDILEEVEKRIPGFPIVLHGASSVVQDYVTLINQYGGKMDGAVGVPEEQLRKAAKSAVCKINIDSDGRLVVTAKVREYLANHPGEFDPRKYLGAARKELTELLKHKNETVLGSAGKA from the coding sequence ATGAGCGAAAAGGTGCATTTTACGGAACTGGGTCTGGCCAACACCAAACAGATGTTTGCCCAGGCGTTTGCCGGCGGTTATGCGATTCCGGCCTATAACTTCAACAATCTCGAACAATTGCAGGCGATCATCACCGCCTGTGCCGAAACCGGCTCGCCGGTCATCATTCAGGTCAGCAAGGGGGCGCGGGAATATGCCAACGCCACCATGCTGCGCTACATGGCGCTGGGGGCGGTGAAGATGGCGCGGGAGCTGGGCTCCAACATCCCGGTCTGCCTGCATCTTGATCACGGCGATTCGTTCGAAATCTGCAAGTCGTGCGTTGATAACGGCTTTTCCTCGGTGATGATCGATGGTTCGCATCTCCCCTACGACGAAAACGTGGCCCTGACCAGAAAAGTCGTCGCATATGCGCATCAGTTTGACGTCACCGTTGAAGGGGAACTCGGCGTGCTCGCCGGGATTGAAGATGACGTCCAAGCCGCGACCTCGACCTATACCAAGCCGGAAGAGGTTGAGGACTTCGTCAAAAAAACCGGCGTCGATTCGCTGGCAATCTCCATCGGCACCAGTCACGGTGCCTACAAGTTCAAGCTCAAACCGGGGGAGTCGGTGCCGCCGCTGCGTTTCGATATCCTCGAAGAAGTCGAAAAACGCATCCCCGGCTTCCCGATTGTGCTCCACGGGGCTTCGAGTGTGGTGCAAGACTACGTCACACTGATCAACCAGTACGGCGGCAAGATGGACGGCGCGGTCGGTGTGCCCGAAGAGCAGTTGCGCAAGGCGGCCAAGAGCGCCGTCTGCAAGATCAATATCGATTCCGACGGCCGCCTGGTAGTCACCGCCAAAGTCCGCGAATATCTCGCCAACCATCCCGGCGAATTTGACCCGCGCAAATACCTCGGCGCCGCCCGCAAGGAACTGACCGAGCTGCTCAAGCACAAGAATGAAACGGTTCTCGGGAGTGCCGGTAAAGCCTGA
- a CDS encoding PilZ domain-containing protein: MKKPLIAVCYREQKLVKLANILQQMGYRAECCPDPVGLSMLTGKRTPDLLIFDQESYAALADKLNQRGVQMPVIIAGTPDATPAGYDPHDYLSQPDDVDSIHNLLTRHLASFTRQHLRIAVRLPGIYSLDGHDELCDIHSLGTGGVFLQTQSLRLGKDHKLQLVIPLLGMKRELEITGQVIYQVLPSAENNYNQGIGIQFTDACPDDLKMLRDYILFALLNGHHGIAEAHSFDEQLMPKMPTMGMALRCS; encoded by the coding sequence GTGAAAAAGCCTTTAATCGCTGTGTGTTATCGTGAGCAGAAACTGGTCAAGCTGGCTAATATCCTCCAGCAAATGGGGTATCGGGCGGAGTGCTGTCCAGACCCTGTCGGTTTGTCGATGCTGACCGGCAAGCGCACCCCCGATCTGCTGATTTTTGATCAGGAATCGTATGCCGCACTTGCCGACAAGTTGAACCAGCGGGGGGTGCAGATGCCGGTGATCATCGCCGGGACCCCGGACGCCACTCCTGCGGGGTATGACCCGCACGATTATCTGTCGCAGCCGGACGATGTCGACTCAATCCATAATCTGCTCACCCGCCATCTGGCCAGCTTTACCCGCCAGCACCTGCGGATCGCTGTGCGCCTGCCGGGAATCTATTCCCTCGACGGTCACGACGAGCTGTGCGATATCCACAGCCTGGGTACCGGCGGCGTCTTTCTGCAAACCCAGAGCCTGCGCCTCGGCAAGGACCATAAGCTGCAACTGGTGATTCCGCTGTTGGGGATGAAACGCGAACTGGAAATCACCGGCCAGGTGATTTATCAGGTCTTGCCGAGTGCGGAGAATAATTACAACCAGGGCATCGGCATTCAGTTTACCGACGCCTGTCCCGACGACCTCAAGATGCTCCGCGATTACATCCTTTTTGCCCTGCTCAACGGTCATCACGGGATCGCCGAGGCGCACTCTTTTGATGAGCAGTTGATGCCGAAAATGCCGACGATGGGCATGGCGCTGCGTTGCAGTTGA
- a CDS encoding radical SAM protein, giving the protein MSHYTEEKRRKRLAGEQGAVLKPWGTRVTVALLYPNTYAQAMCNLGFLTIYHLLNSRDDILCERFFLPDKEERVALDQGGAPLVSLESGRALRDFDLVAISISFENDYLHLPTLFELGRLPLFALDRDAHAPLVLCGGVCSFINPEPLAEIMDLFVVGEGEPVLPALLDLLVGATASRAALLKACATIPGVYVPSLYAARYHDDGTFAGHRAAAGAPARIVRQWLPDLDRSASRSFVHSAESEFGDMSLVEISRGCSRGCRFCAAGFVYLPPRERSLAVLVDQVAAGLCQRNKIGLISPSVSDHADLAPLQQEILARGGEFSMSSLRIDSIDAGHVVALLAAGHRSVALAPEAGSQRLRNLINKSLDEPQILDAVKTLAAGGMLNLKLYFLLGLPTETDADIDALLALTEKIRSIWLEAGRSRGRLGKIILSVNPFIPKPFTPLQWAAMEGKSSLERKFKRLRTALAKVPNTEIHFESLKAARLQALLARADRRVGRALPLLAAGASLNVACRETGINPDFFIERQREDKEVFPWEIIDNGTRRSYLRAEYLESLAGQLTAPCHPACRRCGLCGGGA; this is encoded by the coding sequence ATGTCACACTATACAGAAGAAAAACGGCGCAAGCGCCTGGCCGGCGAACAGGGCGCGGTGCTCAAACCGTGGGGAACCAGGGTGACGGTTGCACTGCTCTATCCGAACACTTATGCCCAGGCGATGTGTAACCTCGGTTTTTTGACCATCTATCATTTACTCAACAGTCGTGACGATATCTTGTGTGAACGCTTTTTCCTCCCCGATAAAGAGGAGCGGGTTGCGCTCGACCAAGGTGGTGCGCCGCTGGTTTCCCTCGAATCGGGGCGTGCGTTGCGCGATTTTGATCTGGTCGCCATCTCGATTTCGTTTGAAAATGATTATCTGCACCTGCCGACCCTCTTTGAGCTGGGACGGTTACCTCTTTTTGCGCTCGACCGCGATGCACACGCGCCGCTGGTGCTGTGCGGCGGGGTCTGCTCCTTCATCAATCCGGAACCTCTCGCCGAGATCATGGATTTGTTCGTTGTCGGTGAAGGGGAGCCGGTGCTGCCTGCGCTGCTCGATCTGCTGGTCGGCGCAACCGCCTCGCGCGCTGCACTGCTCAAGGCTTGCGCAACTATTCCCGGAGTCTACGTCCCGTCCCTTTACGCCGCGCGCTATCATGACGATGGCACCTTCGCCGGACACCGCGCCGCCGCGGGAGCTCCGGCGCGGATCGTCCGCCAATGGCTGCCTGACCTTGATCGCTCGGCAAGCCGTTCTTTTGTGCACAGTGCCGAAAGTGAATTCGGCGACATGTCGCTGGTTGAGATTTCGCGCGGTTGCAGCCGTGGCTGTCGCTTCTGCGCCGCAGGGTTTGTCTATCTCCCCCCGCGTGAACGCAGTCTTGCCGTGCTGGTCGATCAGGTGGCCGCTGGTCTGTGCCAACGCAATAAAATCGGATTGATCAGCCCGTCGGTCTCTGATCATGCCGACCTTGCTCCTTTGCAACAGGAAATCCTTGCTCGCGGCGGAGAATTTTCGATGTCGAGTCTGCGCATCGATTCGATTGATGCCGGGCATGTGGTGGCGTTGCTCGCGGCGGGGCATCGCAGTGTGGCCCTTGCCCCGGAGGCCGGCAGTCAGCGGCTGCGCAACCTGATCAACAAAAGCCTTGATGAGCCGCAGATCCTTGACGCCGTCAAGACTCTGGCCGCAGGGGGGATGCTGAATCTCAAACTCTACTTTCTGCTCGGGCTGCCGACGGAGACCGATGCGGATATCGACGCCCTGCTGGCGCTGACAGAAAAGATCCGCTCGATATGGCTGGAGGCCGGGCGGAGCCGGGGCCGACTCGGCAAGATCATCTTGTCGGTAAACCCGTTTATCCCTAAACCGTTCACCCCGTTACAATGGGCAGCGATGGAGGGGAAATCCTCACTGGAGCGTAAATTCAAGCGGTTGCGTACGGCGCTGGCAAAAGTACCGAACACTGAGATACATTTTGAATCCCTCAAAGCCGCTCGTTTGCAGGCGCTGCTGGCAAGAGCCGATCGGCGGGTCGGTCGCGCCTTGCCGCTTCTGGCAGCGGGCGCGAGTTTGAATGTGGCCTGTCGTGAAACAGGAATCAACCCCGATTTTTTCATTGAACGCCAGCGCGAGGACAAAGAAGTATTTCCGTGGGAAATTATTGACAACGGTACCCGGCGCAGCTACCTGCGGGCGGAATACCTGGAGTCATTGGCCGGACAGTTGACCGCCCCATGTCATCCAGCCTGTCGGCGTTGTGGCTTGTGTGGTGGCGGTGCGTGA